The following proteins are encoded in a genomic region of Tuberibacillus sp. Marseille-P3662:
- the mfd gene encoding transcription-repair coupling factor: MEGLKQYFAQEVAEIDTVIDGFADGMNQQLVAGLTNASKSLWIASLFEKRSKPMVVVTHNLYQAQKLYEDLEELLDQSSVYLYPVNDLIASEIAAQSPELRSGRLEVLNFLACGGRGIIIAPIAGMKRLLPPKELWKKSLMPFQLGDVINIDHILEQLNALGYERVTMVSAPGEYSVRGGIIDIFSLTDQNPVRIELFDDEVDSIRYFDSHTQRSLDQLKSIEIGPAKEMLLYSDQYQHAAEALEGQLAKTLKKVKSKEVKEQLTEKIGYEIEQLKEEQFFQGVGKYTCFCYDQPATLLDYVDSNTLLVMDEISRIQEMAERLDREEAEWKTALIEKGEATTDVTLSIEWDDFLSASRHPMLYLSLFLRNNPNIHPQNVMNMSSRSMQSFHGQMNVLNNECQRWQKSGYAVVFLASDSQRAERMANILEDYDIKAQLVDKQSYPERGTRQIIPMPLAAGFELPEQKLAVITESEVFANKGKKTRTPRKQKVSNAERLKDYNELKVGDYVVHIDHGIGKYIGIETLEVHGVHKDYLQIHYKGNDKLYVPVENIDQVQKYVGSEGKEPKLYTLGGSEWKKVKNRAKSSVQDIADDLINLYAQREASRGHAFEQDSSEQQAFEQAFPYPETEDQLRAVTEIKADMESVRPMDRLLCGDVGYGKTEVALRAVFKAIAEGKQVAFLVPTTILAQQHFETTRERFSDFPVNIGMLSRFRSRKEQNETIKGLEKGTVDMVIGTHRLLSKDIKFKDLGLLIVDEEQRFGVTHKEKIKQLKSNVDVLTLTATPIPRTLHMSMLGVRDLSVIETPPENRFPVQTYVTEHNGALIREAVERELGRGGQIYFLYNKVESIVQMAEHISTLVPDARVAFAHGQMKETELEAVMLDFLEGAYDVLVSTTIIETGVDIPNVNTLIVHDADRMGLSQLYQLRGRVGRSNRVAYAYFTYQRDKIMNEVAEKRLEAIKEFTELGSGFKIAMRDLSIRGAGNLLGAEQHGFIDSVGFDLYSKMLKDAIEERKAGSAESSDEQPGIVSGDNNVTIEIDADAYIPEAYISDSLQKIEMYKRFKSVETMKDIQDLEDEMIDRFGDYPREVIDLFKISRMRVYANDLYIESIKRVKDQFIVIFSEAGSEQIDRVALFQTVSDLGRHIGLGADNQKIKLTVKTNAREHTSQQIEQLANVFEKIYKSQRKAA; the protein is encoded by the coding sequence ATGGAGGGACTGAAGCAATATTTTGCTCAAGAAGTTGCGGAAATAGATACAGTTATTGATGGATTTGCTGACGGAATGAACCAGCAGCTTGTGGCTGGACTGACAAATGCATCAAAATCGTTATGGATCGCTTCACTATTTGAAAAGCGGTCTAAGCCGATGGTTGTGGTGACTCACAATCTTTATCAAGCACAGAAATTATATGAAGATTTAGAAGAGTTGTTGGATCAGTCATCCGTATACCTTTATCCTGTTAATGATTTAATTGCTTCTGAAATTGCCGCTCAGAGCCCTGAACTGCGTTCTGGGCGGTTAGAAGTGCTAAATTTTTTAGCATGTGGGGGACGCGGTATCATTATCGCTCCGATTGCGGGCATGAAAAGGCTTTTGCCGCCCAAAGAATTATGGAAAAAAAGTTTGATGCCCTTCCAATTAGGGGATGTCATTAATATTGACCATATCCTGGAACAATTGAATGCCTTGGGTTATGAACGAGTAACGATGGTATCCGCACCTGGTGAATATAGTGTTCGCGGTGGTATTATTGATATTTTTTCATTAACAGATCAGAACCCGGTTCGGATTGAATTGTTTGATGACGAAGTTGATTCAATTCGTTATTTTGATAGTCATACGCAGCGGTCACTAGATCAGCTTAAGTCCATTGAAATTGGTCCGGCAAAAGAAATGCTTTTGTATTCGGATCAATACCAACATGCAGCTGAAGCTTTGGAGGGCCAGTTAGCGAAGACGCTTAAAAAGGTGAAAAGCAAAGAAGTTAAGGAACAGTTGACAGAAAAGATAGGCTATGAGATTGAACAATTGAAGGAAGAGCAGTTTTTTCAAGGCGTGGGAAAATACACATGCTTTTGTTACGATCAGCCAGCGACGCTATTAGATTATGTTGATTCGAACACGTTACTTGTTATGGATGAAATTAGTAGGATTCAAGAAATGGCTGAGCGTCTTGATCGCGAAGAAGCTGAATGGAAGACAGCGCTGATTGAAAAAGGTGAAGCGACGACAGACGTCACGCTTTCAATTGAGTGGGATGACTTTTTATCAGCTAGCCGGCATCCGATGCTTTATTTATCTTTATTTTTGCGGAACAATCCTAACATTCATCCGCAAAATGTGATGAACATGAGTTCCCGTTCTATGCAGAGTTTTCATGGACAGATGAATGTGTTAAATAATGAATGTCAGCGTTGGCAGAAAAGTGGCTATGCAGTAGTCTTTTTAGCTTCTGATAGTCAGCGGGCTGAACGTATGGCCAATATTTTGGAAGACTATGATATCAAGGCACAATTGGTAGATAAGCAATCGTATCCGGAGCGAGGAACAAGGCAAATTATCCCTATGCCATTAGCGGCTGGGTTTGAACTCCCGGAGCAAAAATTAGCCGTTATTACCGAAAGCGAAGTGTTCGCCAATAAGGGCAAGAAAACAAGAACCCCACGAAAACAAAAGGTGTCTAACGCGGAACGCCTTAAAGACTATAATGAGCTTAAGGTGGGTGACTACGTTGTCCATATTGACCATGGAATCGGGAAATATATAGGCATCGAGACGCTTGAGGTTCATGGTGTTCATAAAGATTACTTGCAAATTCATTACAAAGGCAACGACAAACTGTATGTTCCCGTTGAAAATATTGATCAAGTACAAAAATATGTTGGCTCTGAAGGTAAAGAGCCGAAGTTATATACATTAGGCGGCAGTGAGTGGAAAAAGGTTAAAAATCGGGCAAAATCCTCTGTTCAAGATATTGCTGATGATCTTATTAATTTGTATGCCCAACGCGAAGCGAGTCGAGGTCATGCCTTTGAACAAGATAGTTCGGAGCAACAGGCGTTTGAACAAGCCTTCCCTTATCCGGAAACAGAGGATCAGTTGCGAGCTGTAACTGAAATCAAAGCCGATATGGAAAGTGTTCGTCCAATGGATCGATTGTTGTGTGGTGACGTGGGTTATGGCAAAACTGAAGTCGCTTTACGTGCTGTATTTAAAGCCATTGCAGAAGGCAAACAAGTCGCTTTTCTTGTACCGACAACCATTTTAGCGCAACAGCATTTTGAGACGACACGAGAACGTTTTTCTGATTTTCCTGTTAATATCGGCATGCTCAGTCGTTTTCGTTCACGAAAGGAACAAAATGAGACGATTAAGGGTTTGGAAAAAGGTACGGTCGACATGGTGATCGGAACGCATCGTTTATTATCTAAAGATATTAAATTCAAAGACCTCGGTTTGTTGATTGTTGATGAAGAACAACGATTTGGCGTTACTCATAAGGAAAAGATTAAACAATTGAAATCCAATGTCGATGTGTTAACTTTGACAGCCACACCCATTCCGAGAACGCTCCATATGTCGATGCTCGGGGTCCGTGATTTATCAGTCATTGAGACACCACCCGAGAACCGCTTTCCTGTGCAAACCTATGTGACGGAGCATAATGGCGCGTTGATCCGTGAAGCCGTTGAACGAGAATTGGGGCGCGGTGGACAAATTTATTTTCTATATAACAAGGTGGAGTCAATTGTGCAGATGGCCGAACATATTTCTACGTTGGTGCCTGATGCACGCGTTGCTTTTGCCCATGGGCAAATGAAGGAAACCGAGCTTGAAGCAGTTATGTTGGATTTCCTAGAGGGTGCCTATGATGTGCTGGTCAGTACAACGATTATTGAAACTGGCGTGGACATTCCAAATGTGAATACACTGATTGTTCACGATGCAGACCGTATGGGATTGTCACAGTTATATCAATTGCGCGGGCGTGTCGGCCGTTCTAATCGAGTGGCCTATGCTTATTTCACGTATCAGCGGGATAAAATCATGAATGAGGTTGCCGAAAAGCGACTTGAAGCCATTAAGGAATTCACCGAATTAGGATCGGGTTTTAAAATTGCTATGCGTGATTTGTCGATTCGTGGTGCTGGAAACTTACTTGGTGCCGAGCAACATGGATTCATTGATTCTGTCGGCTTTGATCTCTATTCAAAAATGCTTAAGGATGCTATTGAGGAAAGGAAGGCCGGATCTGCAGAGTCTTCTGATGAACAGCCGGGAATCGTCTCCGGAGATAACAATGTAACAATTGAAATTGATGCTGATGCCTATATTCCTGAGGCATATATCAGTGATTCCCTACAAAAAATAGAGATGTATAAACGGTTTAAATCTGTTGAAACCATGAAGGACATTCAGGATCTTGAAGATGAGATGATCGATCGGTTTGGGGATTATCCTCGTGAAGTTATAGACTTATTTAAAATTTCTCGTATGAGAGTCTATGCCAATGATCTGTATATCGAGTCCATTAAACGCGTAAAAGACCAATTTATCGTGATATTTAGCGAAGCGGGATCGGAACAAATCGATCGTGTAGCTTTATTTCAGACCGTAAGTGATTTAGGAAGACATATTGGTTTGGGCGCTGACAATCAAAAAATAAAGTTGACAGTCAAAACGAATGCTCGGGAGCATACAAGTCAGCAAATTGAACAGCTGGCGAATGTTTTTGAGAAAATATACAAAAGCCAACGGAAAGCGGCATAG
- a CDS encoding anti-sigma-F factor Fin family protein, whose translation MDIFYNCRHCGVGIGQINGQRFSTHQLGFDQLSSEDRQDMVQYDQLGNVHVSAICEDCQEALERNPHFHELDSFIQ comes from the coding sequence ATGGACATTTTTTATAATTGCAGGCACTGCGGTGTTGGGATCGGGCAAATTAATGGGCAACGCTTTTCTACCCATCAATTAGGATTTGATCAGTTATCCAGCGAAGACCGCCAAGACATGGTACAATATGATCAATTAGGGAATGTTCATGTCTCAGCGATTTGTGAAGACTGCCAGGAGGCATTGGAACGAAATCCACATTTTCATGAATTAGATTCATTTATTCAATAA
- the pth gene encoding aminoacyl-tRNA hydrolase, translated as MKLIAGLGNPGKKFEHTRHNIGFDIIDHICDAHNVTLTKTKFNALFEKTTLGNEDVVLVKPLTYMNLSGEAIAPLMNFYKIPLDQLLVVYDDLDLPVGRLRLRQTGGPGGHNGIKDIIAHLGSRDFKRVRVGIGRPDGQHKVIDYVLKKFDAEQQSQIDDVIDRAANASFAWCEKPFNQVMNDFNQ; from the coding sequence ATGAAATTAATAGCGGGGCTGGGCAATCCCGGGAAAAAATTTGAACATACGCGGCATAATATCGGATTCGACATTATTGACCACATTTGTGATGCACACAATGTGACCTTAACGAAGACCAAATTTAATGCCCTTTTTGAAAAGACAACTCTAGGTAATGAAGATGTTGTTCTTGTTAAGCCTTTAACTTATATGAATTTATCAGGTGAAGCGATTGCACCGTTGATGAATTTTTATAAAATCCCGTTAGATCAGTTATTAGTCGTTTATGATGATTTGGATTTACCTGTAGGTCGACTTCGACTCAGACAAACGGGTGGTCCTGGAGGTCATAATGGTATCAAGGACATTATTGCCCACCTAGGCTCGCGTGATTTTAAACGCGTGCGTGTAGGGATTGGACGTCCAGATGGTCAACATAAGGTTATCGATTATGTTCTCAAAAAGTTTGATGCAGAACAACAAAGTCAAATCGATGATGTCATTGACCGTGCAGCGAATGCTTCCTTCGCTTGGTGTGAAAAACCCTTCAACCAAGTGATGAATGATTTTAACCAATGA
- a CDS encoding 50S ribosomal protein L25/general stress protein Ctc gives MVTELKATSRDHSSKSMTKKIRHQGQIPAVVYGQKADNTAIAVSENEMTRIFQRVGRNGVLRLDIDGERQYSVMAHDIQKDRLKDEMIHIDFLQVDMDTEMDSVVPVHTTGDSPGEKEGGILQHSLNELNVRAKPADIPSVIEVDISELNIGDTVQISELTVSGNYELLDDPEEPVVTIIPPGRNVEDEDDEGTDGTEVIQDKGEEVQDGEQDNQ, from the coding sequence TTGGTAACAGAACTAAAAGCAACGTCTAGAGACCATTCCAGCAAATCAATGACAAAAAAGATCAGACATCAAGGACAGATTCCTGCGGTTGTCTATGGACAAAAAGCGGATAATACAGCTATCGCTGTATCTGAAAATGAAATGACCCGAATTTTTCAAAGGGTGGGTCGAAACGGTGTTCTCCGGTTAGATATTGATGGCGAACGGCAATATTCCGTGATGGCCCACGATATTCAAAAGGATCGTTTAAAGGATGAAATGATCCACATTGACTTTTTACAAGTTGATATGGATACCGAGATGGATTCCGTCGTTCCTGTTCACACAACAGGTGATTCTCCGGGTGAAAAAGAAGGCGGCATTCTACAGCATTCACTTAATGAATTGAATGTAAGGGCCAAGCCAGCCGACATTCCAAGTGTCATTGAAGTTGATATTTCCGAATTAAACATCGGTGACACCGTGCAAATTTCTGAATTAACAGTTTCAGGAAATTATGAGTTGCTGGATGATCCCGAAGAGCCTGTTGTCACCATTATTCCTCCGGGCAGAAACGTTGAGGATGAAGATGATGAAGGAACTGATGGGACAGAAGTGATTCAAGACAAAGGTGAAGAAGTTCAAGACGGTGAACAAGATAACCAATAA
- a CDS encoding ribose-phosphate diphosphokinase has protein sequence MANYLDPNLKVFSLNSNKDLAEDIAKHIGINLGKSSVKTFSDGEIQINLEESIRGCDVYVIQSTSEPVNQHLMELLIMIDALKRASAKTINVVLPYYGYARQDRKARAREPITAKLVANLLETAGATRLITTDLHATQIQGFFDIPVDQLLGVPILSEYFESKNLDDIVIVSPDHGGVTRARKMADRLKAPIAIIDKRRPKPNVAEVMNIVGQIEGKTAIMIDDIIDTAGTITLAANALIENGAKEVFACCTHPVLSGPAIERIEHSSISELVVTNTIPLPQEKNIDKVTQLSFAPLLGEAIIRVHEKLSVSKLFD, from the coding sequence ATGGCAAATTATTTGGATCCCAATTTAAAGGTTTTTTCTCTGAATTCGAACAAGGACCTTGCCGAAGACATTGCCAAACATATCGGTATTAATTTAGGGAAATCCTCGGTAAAAACGTTTAGTGACGGTGAAATTCAAATTAACCTTGAAGAAAGTATTCGTGGTTGTGATGTCTATGTTATCCAATCAACGAGTGAACCTGTCAATCAACATTTGATGGAACTTTTAATCATGATTGACGCCTTAAAGAGAGCATCTGCAAAAACAATTAATGTCGTACTTCCATATTATGGTTACGCTCGTCAAGATCGGAAGGCACGGGCAAGAGAGCCGATTACAGCTAAGCTGGTGGCCAATTTGTTAGAAACGGCCGGGGCCACCAGACTGATTACCACAGATCTTCATGCTACACAAATTCAAGGATTCTTCGATATTCCAGTCGATCAGTTGCTAGGTGTACCTATTTTATCCGAGTATTTTGAGAGTAAGAACCTTGATGATATCGTCATCGTTTCACCGGATCATGGCGGCGTCACTCGTGCCCGGAAAATGGCTGATCGTCTCAAGGCGCCAATTGCTATAATTGACAAAAGGCGACCCAAGCCAAATGTCGCTGAAGTGATGAATATTGTGGGTCAGATTGAAGGAAAAACGGCGATTATGATTGATGATATTATTGACACTGCTGGAACCATTACTCTGGCTGCTAATGCTTTGATCGAAAATGGGGCAAAAGAAGTCTTTGCTTGTTGTACACACCCCGTTTTGTCTGGGCCTGCTATTGAACGTATTGAGCATTCAAGCATCAGCGAACTCGTGGTTACGAATACAATTCCATTGCCGCAAGAGAAAAATATTGATAAAGTCACTCAATTATCTTTTGCGCCTTTGCTGGGTGAAGCTATTATCAGGGTTCATGAGAAACTTTCCGTTAGTAAGCTGTTTGATTAA
- the glmU gene encoding bifunctional UDP-N-acetylglucosamine diphosphorylase/glucosamine-1-phosphate N-acetyltransferase GlmU — MSNRFAVILAAGQGTRMKSKLYKVLHQVCGKPMVQHIVDQVGTLPFEDIVTIVGHGSDQVQTQLGDATQYAVQTEQLGTGHAVQQAAPILAAKEGTTVVLCGDTPLVTAETIDQLLTYHEREEAAATVLTTFQDDPTGYGRIVRQDNGRVARIVEEKDAHASDKKITEINTGIYCFDNQKLFHSLQEVNNDNVQGEYYLPDVIEILCQRHEKVSGYSGGSAQETIGINDRVALAKAERLMQKRINEAHMRAGVTLINPDDTYISTDAKIGYDTVIYPGTVIKGKVTIGDDCEMGPNSEIMDSDIGNGTVIKQSVVSKSTVGDHVNIGPFAHIRPQSTLSNDVKVGNFVEVKKSTIGDSSKASHLSYVGDAEIGREVNLGCGSITVNYDGQNKHLTKVGDGAFVGCNVNLVAPVTVGKGAFVAAGSTITDDVNEHDLAIARSRQSNKEGYATKLNQKKQ; from the coding sequence ATGTCGAATAGATTTGCTGTCATTTTAGCAGCGGGGCAAGGGACGAGAATGAAATCAAAGTTATATAAAGTCCTCCATCAGGTTTGTGGAAAACCGATGGTTCAACATATTGTTGACCAAGTAGGGACGCTTCCCTTTGAAGATATTGTAACGATTGTGGGTCATGGCTCTGATCAGGTGCAAACACAATTAGGTGACGCAACACAATATGCCGTTCAAACGGAACAACTGGGGACGGGTCATGCTGTCCAGCAAGCGGCGCCTATTCTAGCAGCAAAGGAAGGGACAACGGTGGTCCTGTGCGGGGATACCCCGCTGGTAACAGCTGAGACGATTGACCAGCTTCTTACTTACCATGAGCGCGAGGAAGCGGCTGCAACCGTGTTGACCACTTTTCAAGATGATCCAACGGGTTACGGTCGTATCGTCCGTCAAGATAATGGTCGGGTTGCACGTATTGTTGAAGAAAAAGATGCTCATGCATCTGACAAAAAAATTACGGAGATTAATACCGGGATCTATTGTTTTGATAATCAAAAATTATTTCACTCACTACAGGAAGTAAATAATGATAATGTTCAAGGGGAATATTACTTACCGGATGTGATTGAAATTCTGTGTCAAAGGCATGAAAAAGTTTCGGGTTATAGCGGTGGTTCAGCGCAAGAAACCATTGGTATCAATGACCGCGTGGCTTTAGCTAAGGCAGAACGATTGATGCAGAAGCGGATTAATGAGGCACATATGCGCGCGGGGGTCACGCTTATTAATCCTGACGATACTTATATATCGACTGATGCTAAGATTGGTTACGATACTGTGATTTATCCAGGTACGGTGATTAAAGGGAAGGTCACAATCGGAGACGACTGTGAGATGGGTCCTAATTCTGAAATCATGGATAGTGACATTGGTAATGGAACAGTCATCAAACAATCCGTAGTTTCAAAGAGCACTGTCGGTGATCACGTGAATATTGGACCGTTCGCTCATATTCGGCCACAAAGTACATTGTCTAATGACGTCAAGGTGGGGAACTTTGTTGAGGTTAAAAAATCGACAATAGGTGATAGCAGTAAGGCTTCACACTTGAGTTATGTCGGTGATGCTGAGATTGGTCGTGAGGTTAATCTAGGTTGTGGTTCAATCACTGTTAATTATGATGGTCAGAATAAGCATCTGACAAAGGTTGGCGATGGTGCTTTTGTTGGCTGCAATGTGAATTTAGTTGCGCCTGTCACTGTCGGTAAAGGTGCTTTTGTCGCAGCTGGTTCAACGATTACTGATGATGTCAATGAGCATGATTTGGCGATTGCCCGTTCAAGGCAAAGTAACAAAGAAGGCTACGCGACGAAACTGAATCAAAAGAAACAATAA
- the spoVG gene encoding septation regulator SpoVG, producing the protein MEITDVRLRRVNTDGRMRAIASITIDNEFVVHDIRVIDGNNGMFVAMPSKRTPDGEFRDIAHPINSGTREKIQTAVLDEYTRVGGVESAYEEAGAS; encoded by the coding sequence ATGGAAATAACTGATGTCAGACTGCGACGAGTAAACACGGATGGTCGCATGAGAGCTATTGCATCAATTACCATTGATAACGAATTTGTTGTCCATGACATTCGGGTGATTGATGGGAACAATGGCATGTTTGTGGCGATGCCAAGTAAGCGAACTCCGGATGGTGAATTTCGTGATATTGCCCACCCGATTAATTCAGGGACACGTGAAAAAATACAAACCGCGGTATTAGATGAATACACCCGTGTTGGTGGGGTTGAATCGGCTTATGAAGAAGCCGGAGCTTCATAG
- a CDS encoding RidA family protein: MKTTYTNQAPEAVGPYSQGMVVNNIFYSSGQIPLKPDGTMEDHHLEAQVHQVFANIKAVLESAGASLETVIKTTVFITNMGDFSVVNDIYGQYFTDHLPARSCIEVSRLPKGAAVEMEAIALVK; this comes from the coding sequence ATGAAAACGACTTATACTAATCAGGCTCCAGAGGCTGTGGGCCCATATTCTCAAGGGATGGTCGTTAACAACATATTTTATAGCTCAGGGCAAATCCCCTTAAAACCTGATGGGACTATGGAGGATCACCATTTGGAAGCTCAGGTCCATCAAGTCTTTGCTAATATTAAGGCCGTTCTAGAAAGTGCAGGGGCATCGCTAGAAACAGTCATCAAAACCACCGTTTTCATTACAAATATGGGTGACTTCTCGGTGGTTAATGATATTTATGGGCAATATTTCACCGATCATTTGCCGGCCCGTTCATGTATAGAAGTCTCACGTCTACCAAAAGGTGCCGCCGTTGAAATGGAAGCAATAGCCTTAGTAAAATAG
- the purR gene encoding pur operon repressor codes for MKMKRSGRLVDMTHYLLSHPHEVVSLSFFSERYESAKSSISEDLVIVKQNFESQGVGWLKTIAGASGGVIYVPFVQKAQAAAFLKDLEEQLASGNRLLPGGYLYMTDILGQPAFIRSIGQLIASIYAGDSIDTIITVETKGIPLAYAVASQLNTPVVIARKSSKVTEGSTVSINYVSGSTKRIQSMVLPRRSLTPGARVLIIDDFMKAGGTIRGMKNLIQEFDAVVAGAAVLVETKEEDKLVDDYVSLLKLSISEGEQLSIENGSYFNYYKEVNWHENDLY; via the coding sequence ATGAAAATGAAGCGAAGTGGTCGATTAGTGGATATGACCCATTATCTTTTGAGTCATCCCCATGAGGTTGTTTCACTATCGTTTTTTTCTGAACGATATGAATCAGCTAAGTCCTCGATCAGTGAGGATTTAGTGATTGTTAAGCAAAATTTTGAAAGCCAAGGGGTAGGTTGGTTAAAAACGATTGCCGGTGCATCAGGCGGGGTGATATATGTGCCTTTTGTTCAAAAGGCACAAGCAGCTGCATTCCTCAAGGATTTAGAAGAACAATTAGCGAGCGGTAACCGGTTACTTCCCGGGGGTTATTTATATATGACGGATATCCTCGGTCAGCCTGCTTTTATCCGAAGTATTGGACAGCTTATAGCCTCAATCTATGCGGGTGATTCGATTGATACCATTATCACAGTGGAGACAAAAGGCATCCCATTAGCGTATGCAGTAGCGTCACAGCTTAATACGCCGGTTGTCATTGCCCGTAAAAGCAGTAAAGTGACCGAGGGTTCAACGGTCAGCATTAACTATGTGTCAGGTTCAACGAAACGGATTCAGTCGATGGTCTTACCAAGAAGAAGTTTAACGCCAGGTGCTCGTGTCCTTATTATTGATGATTTTATGAAAGCGGGCGGAACGATTCGAGGCATGAAAAATTTAATCCAAGAATTTGATGCGGTGGTGGCTGGTGCGGCGGTTTTAGTTGAAACCAAAGAAGAAGATAAGTTGGTTGATGACTATGTGTCGTTGTTAAAGTTATCTATATCTGAAGGTGAACAATTATCGATTGAAAACGGCAGTTATTTTAACTATTATAAGGAGGTCAATTGGCATGAAAACGACTTATACTAA
- the ispE gene encoding 4-(cytidine 5'-diphospho)-2-C-methyl-D-erythritol kinase — protein MRIVEKAPAKINLSLDVLHKRDDGYHEVNMIMTTIDLSDRIEIIEQPTDDINIVSSATFIPEDRRNLAFQAAELIKQNYNINQGIKININKHIPVAAGLAGGSSDAAATIRALNKLWDLNMSTTTMMDLASQIGSDVSFCINGGTALASGRGNDIQPLPSPPSCWVVLAKPDLSVSTAEVYGGLNLNQADHPNVSAMVRAIEQQDYRRMCALMGNTLENVTMQKYLEVKQIKEHMIRMDADGVLMSGSGPTVFGLIRHESRAQRIYNSLNGFCHYVHAVRLYGAQSALD, from the coding sequence TTGAGGATTGTTGAAAAGGCACCGGCGAAGATTAATCTTTCGCTAGATGTTTTACATAAACGTGATGATGGCTATCATGAAGTCAATATGATCATGACAACCATTGATCTATCGGATCGCATTGAAATCATTGAACAACCCACCGATGATATTAATATCGTCTCTTCAGCTACCTTTATTCCTGAAGACAGGAGAAATTTAGCTTTTCAAGCAGCGGAACTCATTAAGCAAAACTATAACATTAATCAAGGCATTAAAATCAACATTAACAAACATATTCCTGTAGCTGCGGGGTTAGCTGGTGGCAGCAGTGACGCAGCCGCGACGATCCGAGCTTTAAATAAATTGTGGGATTTGAACATGTCAACAACAACAATGATGGATCTTGCTTCACAAATTGGATCGGATGTTAGTTTCTGCATTAACGGCGGTACAGCGCTGGCATCAGGGCGAGGAAATGATATTCAGCCGTTACCTAGTCCGCCCTCGTGTTGGGTTGTTTTGGCTAAACCAGATCTATCGGTGTCGACAGCTGAGGTCTATGGCGGTTTGAATTTAAATCAAGCCGATCATCCTAATGTTTCGGCTATGGTTCGTGCCATTGAACAGCAAGATTATAGGCGCATGTGTGCCTTGATGGGAAATACGCTTGAAAATGTGACGATGCAGAAGTATCTTGAAGTCAAACAAATTAAGGAGCACATGATTCGTATGGATGCTGACGGTGTCCTTATGTCAGGCAGCGGGCCCACGGTATTTGGCTTGATTCGTCATGAATCCCGGGCGCAGAGGATTTACAATAGCCTAAATGGTTTTTGCCATTATGTTCATGCGGTTAGATTATATGGTGCGCAATCTGCTCTTGATTAA
- a CDS encoding small, acid-soluble spore protein, alpha/beta type, which produces MGRRRSIMSDQFKDEIAKELGIYDTVQQEGWGGIRARDAGNMVKAAIEMGERQLADKDK; this is translated from the coding sequence ATGGGGAGACGACGCAGTATTATGTCTGACCAATTTAAAGATGAAATAGCCAAGGAATTGGGCATTTATGATACCGTTCAACAAGAAGGGTGGGGCGGTATTAGAGCTCGTGATGCGGGTAATATGGTCAAGGCGGCTATTGAAATGGGTGAAAGGCAACTAGCTGACAAAGATAAATAA
- the veg gene encoding biofilm formation stimulator Veg translates to MPKTLLDIKSSLDEKVGEKLTLTANGGRRKTIHREGVLEETYPSVFIVRLDEEQNAYERVSYSYTDVLTATVELSFSGEAAVSGQ, encoded by the coding sequence ATGCCAAAGACCTTATTGGATATTAAGAGCTCTTTAGATGAAAAAGTTGGAGAGAAATTAACACTTACAGCCAACGGTGGTCGACGCAAAACCATTCACAGAGAGGGCGTTCTGGAAGAAACTTATCCATCCGTTTTTATTGTACGACTGGATGAGGAACAGAATGCTTACGAACGTGTATCGTACAGCTATACTGATGTGCTGACTGCAACCGTTGAATTATCTTTTTCGGGAGAGGCAGCAGTAAGCGGGCAGTAG